TGACACAGGGACATCGCTGGGACACTGAGCGATCAGCGGCAGTGCTGTTGATGGCAGCATCAGCTCAAGGGGACACAGCACTGGCAATGCAGTGACAATGAGAATGTCATCAGTGACAACCACAACTCTCGAGTCCATTGGACACAGTGCTGAAGGTCAGTGTCAGTGACACTGCAACAACAACGCCAGGAGctccccacagctgccagcactgccccccccccccccacagacATTCCCACTCTCACAGCTCCCCACGGATGTCAGGCAGCAGGTGACAGGCGGTGATGGTGGCTACGGTGGCAGCCACAGCGCGCAGGTCACGGCGCACCAGGCACAGGCAGTGCGCGGTCGCAGCTGCCCCAGCTTGGGCGTGGCCCAGGGGCCCCCCCAGACCTTCCAGCAGCCGCGCAGCCCCACTGAAACTGCGTCCCAGTGCCTCAGCCATTGCGCCCCGCAGTCGCCCCTCGCCCGCCCCCAGccgctgctgcagcagtgaggggcCCCCCCTGGACACCCCTGGCAGCGGCATCCGGGCCGcactgtcctcttcctcctcctcctcggtcTCCGACGCCTCCCCCGGAACCTTCAGCCCCACTGCGGGAGTCCCGGCTGTGTTCCCCCCCGGCTCCGGCTCTGAGTCGCTCTCCGAGGCCTCGCCCAGCACCAGCGTGGGGGAAAGAGGGACGGCCATGGTCTGCGAGAGGGGAATaaaagggaggagggggagtCGGGGGGAAAACGGCCCCACCAGGCACGGAGACCCCCGGCTCTTTCTCCCGAGTCTCAGAGGAATACTGCGCACAACAGGCCCGTGCCCCCTCAGCCTCGTGAGACCCCCACTTCCTCACTCCCTTCCCAGCCCCGTGGGGTCCCCAGAACACGtccaggcacccacagctccaggggGATGCCGCATATTCCCTTCCCAACCCTACAGGAACCCCCACGCCCCAATAACCCGCCACCGAGCCCCGCAAGGACCCACATTCCCTCAGCCCAGTACCGCCGCCTCGCCAGGTCACGTGACGGTCACCCGGTACGCTACGCGTCGCGTCGAGTGACGTCACGCCTGCGTGCGCCCGCTGCCCGGACTTGCCCTCACTCAGACTGCGCACGCGCAGAGCGGGCAGCCGCGTTCGTCCAATCGTCCCTCCTCCCAAGCTTTAAGTGACAGCCAGGGTAGCCAATTGGCTCTGCGGGGACGAAGGGGAGGACGGCGCTCTCCCGGAAGAAGGATCGGGGAGGGAGCTTGCATGTAACAGGCAGCAGTAGAAGCCAATGAGATGGCCGAACAGGGCAGGGCTGGCCAATAGGAgaggcggggggcggggcgtgcagggggccgcgcagggccgGAGCCTGCGCCTGCGCCTGCGCCGGGTTTGTCCGGTACGGCTGTGCCGCTCGGTGTGCACCGCTCCTCGGGACAGGCGTGTGCCGGGGCCCTCCTcgggaaatatttcttccttctatgGAAACCAACGAGCACCCGGGCCTGCACTCTTGATATAAATACCCGGTGATGACCGACTTATTGCGGGCGACCGGGCGACGAATCCACCGTTGGGACAGCACTGCCGGTGTCAGGCCGTGTAAGGAGTCGCTGTCCTTCTGTTTGTGAGCTCCCTCCAGGCACGtgaaggccgcagtgaggtctccccagagccttctccaggccgcacgagcccaactccctcagcccttcctgtCGGTGAGGCGCTCCGGCCCTCCCAGCACCTTTGCGGGATTACGGCGGCCCGAGTGCAGCACCTCGCGCGTGGCCGTGTTGCACCTCATCTGGTTCACGCGGTGCtgcttttcaagcctgtcccGGGCCCCCCTGGAGGGCGCACACAGCGCTGCCATCACTCACCGCTGCGCGAGATGCAGCTTCTGGTCCCTGGAATGCTGTGCAGCATGACAttagcacagagctcctgtcAGAGCAGCGCAGATCCCAGCCCGGCCAGGCTGCCTGTGCCTGCTCCTGGGCTCCCAGCACTGACAGTGCCCACCAGGCCCATCTGTGTGGGTcgggggggagagagaggcagCAGGCCTTTGGGGTCGGGtctggggggctgtgggggccaCAGACTATCACTGAGATACGAAAtgtctctgcagagctggaaggtCAGGAGCTGAGGAGAATATGAAGGGCTCCCATCATGCTGCTGAGTGCCCCTCCTCTCCTGGCCGTACGCTGAGGGCAGGTGGAGGCAGGGACAAGggtcaggagcaagggcagaatgattttttgctttctcagtcttcctagaaagaaagaaagaaaaaaaatctaaaatcttTAAGATATGTGTGGGAtctgttgagtcacagcctgaaccacgGATTGATCACCTGtggaaaggacccagtcagccctgagagcacaggtgaaagcaattcatgTGTGCGAATGGAAGGAggggagcctggctgcagctctcttagatctcatttaagggctgactgctgctggggaggatcTTTGCCTGGTGAgccctccttggtgaagcttctTCCTGTGAATCTGGAATTTTCTGGTACAGGggagcaatcttcttcccttcctttatagcacctctCTGTTgtgtgatgacagaaggacTAGCACCTCCGTTGTATTGCTTTTCCTATTGTACTGATCTGTCTAATTGCTACAGTGTATCtactaaaagcaaaagaaaagaatatcaAGCAAAATGAACTTTATTGCCCTTTTAAGGATACAGTATAgtacacttcagaaataccctCTCATCTGTAATTATTCTTAAACCCCAGAAATTTTCATACTAGAATTGGTTCTAGCAATTATCTCTTCAAGGCTCTCTCTCAATCTGTTAATTAactatttgaatttttttccttacatcaaAATCTTTTGTTACTAAACAGGCTGattgtgttttctgcaggtgGATTTGCCACAAGGTTTCTTACAATGACTAACAGTAGAAGGAAATGTGCTCTGAAGGGGTGTGCTTGCAAGTCGGctcaagagaaatgaaaatcgTTGTAGCGGGGAccctgcctgggagcagagcatTACCAAATACGTTACTATGCAAAGAATCTCATGTTGAATAATTTAGAAATACCTTTTTGTTAGTGGTCAAGTAAAACATGGCAACAGAGGGTAATCTCAGGAAAAAGAGGGGATAAAAACATCTCTATCAAGCCCAGACTtgatgggaaaggaagagctgaacaagtgtGCGTGTCTGGGGGTGTTCATCTTCTAGACTGCacccagagaaggagaatgatTGTGATGCTGCAGTCTCGGAACTCCAGTCAGTACACAAATGGAaggatttctgggctgagatGAATTTATCTCCGCAGCTTCTAATCTTTTGGATTTTGTGTTCTAGTGCAGAGAAGCTTTTGGGCATGATTTATCATCACTATAGCTAACACTGTATGGGAAAAAAACTGACTTTAGATCTTACATCAAAGCTTTTAACAAAGCTTGTTTCCCTGGATTTTacttgctttccattgtctcCACCTCTCTGGTgcctctttaaaatatatgccTAATCTGAAAGCTGAGTGCAAGAAATATTTGTCTGACTTGTTTGCTCCCATTCCGAATCTTATAAACACTAGTCTCTGTTGTGAAGGAGTCATGCATCATTAAGAGTAAATCTTTCTCgtacaaaagcaagaaaacagaagcagttcAAATGTTGCTTCTTACAGCAGTACAGCAtctcagaacagagaaaaacacGGCTTGCAGAAACTTGATTTCTGTCTTATCAAAACAGATCTTCAGCTAGTCTCAGTTGTCTTAGATCTGACTCCTTCAAAGAAGTGATTATAATTGATAACTCCAGTCTCACCACATCAGAGTTTTCACCTATCAGTTGTGTGCAAGGAGAGCGACAGTACTGGCACACACATCTTGGCGCTGATGGTTCGAGAtggccatagaatcatagaatggcccaggttgaaaACGACCgcaatgaccatcgagtttcaatgcccctgctatgtgcagggtcgccaaccaccagagcaggctgcccagagccacttccagcctggccttggatgccccatccctggatgcattcacaACCtacttgggcaacctgttccagtgcatcaccaccctctgggtgaaaaacttcctcctaatatctaacctaagccagccctgtctcagtttaagactaTTCCTCCTTATCCTACCACTttccaccctcacaaacagccgttccccttcctgtttatacgcttccttcaagtactggaaggccacaatgaggtccccctggagccttctcttctccaagctaaacaagcccagttccctcaacctttcctcacaggagaggtgctcctgccctctgatcatcttagtggccctcctctggacctgctccaagagctccatgtccttcctgtactgggagcaCCAGGTCTGGAcgcagtacttcagatggggcctctcaagagctgagtagaggggcacaatcacctctccctgctggccactgccttttttttttttttttttttttttttttttttaaatgcagcccagcacacagttggccttccaggctgcaggtgtacactgctggttcatgtccagcttctcatccaccaggacccccaggtccttctccgcagggctgctctcaaggagatcttcccccctGTTTATAgaagtacctgggattgccccgacccaagtgcagcaccctgcacttggccttattgaacctcattaggttttcgTGGgaccacttctccagcctgtccaggtccctcgggatggcttcccttccttccaatgtatcgactgcaccgctcagcttggtggacagaaaccactccccacacccttacctagaggctcatggtcctggcagacatgggaagcctgaccacccgtgaagactgaggcaaagcactcattaagtacctcagctttttctatgtctgaggaagccagctccccattacctttcatcgGGGGgagaacactctccttggcctgtcttctcctgcctatgtacctgtagaaccccttcttgttgtCTGTCGCATCCCgcaccaagttcagctccatctgcgccttggctttcctaatcctatctctacacacacggacaacagccctgtattcctccctgaatacacaaccctgcttccactttctgtacatttccctcttttctctcaatttaagctgcaggtccttgcacagccacgacagtcgcctgcctcccctgctcaaCGACTTCTGCTGGGGTATGGAGAGCCCTTGAGCTCTCggaagggtgtccttaaagagctgccagctctggtctgtgcccatgcccttaaggacagtttcccaggg
Above is a genomic segment from Gallus gallus isolate bGalGal1 chromosome 23, bGalGal1.mat.broiler.GRCg7b, whole genome shotgun sequence containing:
- the LOC121107485 gene encoding biogenesis of lysosome-related organelles complex 1 subunit 3-like; translation: MAVPLSPTLVLGEASESDSEPEPGGNTAGTPAVGLKVPGEASETEEEEEEDSAARMPLPGVSRGGPSLLQQRLGAGEGRLRGAMAEALGRSFSGAARLLEGLGGPLGHAQAGAAATAHCLCLVRRDLRAVAATVATITACHLLPDIRGEL